The Hyphococcus flavus genome contains a region encoding:
- a CDS encoding YqgE/AlgH family protein, whose product MTEADHERENSEQDFLEGQILIAMPNMGDPRFDRSVILVCAHDEEHAMGVIVNKPLDDVDLAELLEQLKIEPQPGADETPVYFGGPVQTERGLVLHTLDYKIETTLALDDHFGLTASRDILVDIAGDEPKRAAPRKYLLAIGHAGWGPGQLEQEISMNAWAHCDADEEIIFNGAQESVWKRALSKLGVTSAMLSREWSSARDDGEPLN is encoded by the coding sequence ATGACAGAGGCCGATCACGAACGCGAAAATAGCGAGCAGGACTTTTTGGAAGGCCAAATCCTAATCGCCATGCCGAATATGGGCGATCCGCGGTTTGACCGATCCGTCATTCTGGTCTGCGCCCATGATGAAGAACACGCCATGGGCGTGATCGTCAACAAGCCGCTAGACGATGTTGATCTCGCTGAACTTCTTGAGCAGCTAAAGATTGAACCTCAACCTGGGGCGGATGAAACGCCGGTTTATTTTGGCGGGCCTGTTCAAACGGAACGCGGCCTCGTCCTTCATACGCTCGACTATAAGATCGAGACGACGCTGGCGTTGGACGATCATTTCGGACTGACGGCGAGCCGTGACATTCTCGTCGATATCGCCGGCGATGAGCCTAAACGCGCCGCGCCGCGAAAGTATTTGCTCGCCATTGGTCACGCCGGTTGGGGTCCAGGTCAGCTCGAACAGGAAATTTCAATGAATGCCTGGGCTCATTGCGATGCGGATGAAGAAATCATTTTTAATGGCGCACAAGAGTCCGTTTGGAAACGCGCGCTCTCTAAACTCGGGGTGACGAGCGCGATGCTGTCACGAGAATGGTCGTCAGCCCGCGACGATGGTGAACCGCTAAATTAG